In Streptomyces canus, one DNA window encodes the following:
- the leuS gene encoding leucine--tRNA ligase has translation MSETNPAAAEVAAPHRYTAAVAAEIEARWQDVWDADGTYAAPNPKGDLAGDPGLVAKPKKYVMDMFPYPSGAGLHVGHPLGYIATDVFARFQRMTGHNVLHTLGFDAFGLPAEQHAVQTGEHPRVTTEAAINNMKSQLRRLGLGHDKRRSFATIDPEYYKWTQWIFVQIFNSWYDDEAKKARPISELVARFESGERAVPGGRSWDALSAAERADILGEYRLAYASDAPVNWCPGLGTVLANEEVTADGRSERGNFPVFKAKLRQWNMRITAYADRLLDDLNELDWPEAIKLQQRNWIGRSEGARVDFPIDGEAITVFTTRQDTLFGATYMVLAPEHPLVEKFTPAAWPEGTHDVWTGGHATPGEAVAAYRAQAASKSDVERQAEAKDKTGVFTGAFATNPVNGEQIPVFIADYVLMGYGTGAIMAVPAHDTRDFAFARAFELPIRCVVEPSDDRGTDASTWDDAFASYDAKIVNSHGEDVSLDGLGVVDAKARITEWLQRKGIGEGTVNFRLRDWLFSRQRYWGEPFPIVYDEDGIAHSLPESMLPLELPEVEDYSPRTFDPDDADTSPETPLSRNQDWVDVTLDLGDGRGPRPYRRETNTMPNWAGSCWYELRYLDPHNSEKLVDPEIEQYWMGPRAGQPHGGVDLYVGGAEHAVLHLLYARFWSKVLYDLGHISSPEPFHKLYNQGMIQAFVYRDSRGFPVPAAEIEERDGAFFHNGEQVKRELGKMGKSLKNAVTPETICEEYGADTLRLYEMAMGPLDVSRPWDTRAVVGQYRLLQRLWRNVVDEATGEVTVVDAEPDETTLRALHKAIDGVRQDLEGLRFNTAIAKVTELNNHLTKAGAAVSRPVAESLVLLIAPLAPHIAEELWRKLGHTDSVVHQDFPVADPRYVVDETVTCVVQVKGKVKARLEVSPAISDDELEKVALADEKVVAALDGAGIRKVIVRAPKLVNIVPA, from the coding sequence ATGAGCGAGACGAACCCCGCTGCCGCCGAGGTGGCCGCGCCGCACCGCTACACGGCCGCCGTCGCGGCCGAGATCGAGGCACGCTGGCAGGACGTCTGGGATGCCGACGGCACCTACGCGGCGCCGAACCCCAAGGGTGACCTGGCGGGCGACCCCGGGCTGGTCGCCAAGCCCAAGAAGTACGTCATGGACATGTTCCCGTACCCCTCCGGTGCGGGTCTGCACGTCGGCCACCCGCTGGGCTACATCGCCACCGACGTCTTCGCCCGCTTCCAGCGGATGACCGGCCACAACGTCCTGCACACCCTGGGCTTCGACGCCTTCGGCCTGCCCGCCGAGCAGCACGCCGTGCAAACCGGCGAGCACCCCCGGGTCACCACCGAGGCCGCCATCAACAACATGAAGTCCCAGCTGCGCCGGCTGGGCCTGGGCCACGACAAGCGCCGGTCGTTCGCCACGATCGATCCGGAGTACTACAAGTGGACCCAGTGGATCTTCGTCCAGATCTTCAACTCCTGGTACGACGACGAGGCGAAGAAGGCCCGCCCGATCTCCGAGCTGGTCGCGCGGTTCGAGTCCGGTGAGCGCGCGGTTCCCGGTGGCCGTTCCTGGGACGCCCTGTCCGCCGCCGAGCGTGCCGACATCCTGGGCGAGTACCGCCTGGCGTACGCCTCCGACGCGCCGGTCAACTGGTGCCCGGGTCTGGGCACCGTGCTGGCCAACGAGGAGGTCACCGCCGACGGTCGCAGCGAGCGCGGCAACTTCCCCGTCTTCAAGGCCAAGCTGCGCCAGTGGAACATGCGGATCACCGCGTACGCCGACCGCCTGCTGGACGACCTGAACGAGCTGGACTGGCCCGAGGCCATCAAGCTGCAGCAGCGCAACTGGATCGGCCGCTCCGAGGGCGCCCGCGTCGACTTCCCGATCGACGGCGAGGCGATCACGGTCTTCACCACGCGTCAGGACACCCTGTTCGGCGCGACCTACATGGTGCTGGCCCCCGAACACCCGCTGGTCGAGAAGTTCACCCCGGCCGCCTGGCCCGAGGGCACGCACGACGTGTGGACCGGCGGCCACGCCACCCCGGGTGAGGCCGTCGCCGCCTACCGCGCCCAGGCCGCCTCCAAGTCGGACGTCGAGCGCCAGGCAGAGGCCAAGGACAAGACCGGTGTCTTCACCGGCGCGTTCGCCACCAACCCGGTCAACGGCGAGCAGATCCCCGTCTTCATCGCCGACTACGTCCTGATGGGCTACGGCACCGGCGCGATCATGGCCGTACCGGCGCACGACACGCGTGACTTCGCCTTCGCGCGCGCCTTCGAGCTGCCGATCCGCTGTGTGGTGGAGCCGAGCGACGACCGGGGCACGGACGCCTCGACGTGGGACGACGCCTTCGCCTCGTACGACGCCAAGATCGTGAACTCGCACGGCGAGGACGTCTCCCTGGACGGCCTGGGCGTGGTCGACGCCAAGGCGCGCATCACCGAGTGGCTGCAGCGCAAGGGCATCGGCGAGGGCACTGTCAACTTCCGGCTGCGCGACTGGCTGTTCAGTCGCCAGCGCTACTGGGGCGAGCCCTTCCCGATCGTCTACGACGAGGACGGCATCGCCCACTCCCTGCCCGAGTCGATGCTGCCGCTGGAGCTGCCGGAGGTCGAGGACTACTCGCCGCGCACCTTCGACCCGGACGACGCGGACACCTCCCCGGAGACGCCGCTGTCCCGCAACCAGGACTGGGTCGACGTCACCCTGGACCTGGGCGACGGACGGGGTCCCCGCCCGTACCGCCGCGAGACCAACACCATGCCCAACTGGGCCGGCTCCTGCTGGTACGAGCTGCGCTACCTGGACCCGCACAACAGCGAGAAGCTGGTCGATCCGGAGATCGAGCAGTACTGGATGGGCCCGCGCGCGGGGCAGCCGCACGGCGGTGTCGACCTGTACGTCGGCGGCGCCGAGCACGCCGTGCTGCACCTGCTGTACGCGCGCTTCTGGTCCAAGGTCCTGTACGACCTGGGGCACATCTCGTCGCCCGAGCCGTTCCACAAGCTGTACAACCAGGGCATGATCCAGGCGTTCGTCTACCGCGACAGCCGGGGCTTCCCGGTGCCGGCCGCCGAGATCGAGGAGCGCGACGGCGCCTTCTTCCACAACGGCGAGCAGGTCAAGCGCGAGCTGGGCAAGATGGGCAAGTCCCTGAAGAACGCCGTCACCCCCGAGACGATCTGCGAGGAGTACGGCGCCGACACCCTGCGCCTGTACGAGATGGCGATGGGCCCGCTGGACGTCTCGCGTCCGTGGGACACGCGCGCGGTGGTCGGCCAGTACCGCCTGCTGCAGCGGCTGTGGCGCAACGTCGTCGACGAGGCCACCGGCGAGGTGACCGTCGTCGACGCCGAGCCCGACGAGACGACGCTGCGTGCCCTGCACAAGGCGATCGACGGGGTGCGCCAGGACCTGGAGGGCCTGCGTTTCAACACCGCCATCGCCAAGGTCACCGAGCTGAACAACCACCTGACCAAGGCGGGCGCCGCCGTTTCTCGTCCGGTCGCCGAGTCGCTGGTGCTGCTGATCGCGCCGCTGGCCCCGCACATCGCCGAGGAACTGTGGCGCAAGCTGGGCCACACCGACTCGGTCGTCCACCAGGACTTCCCGGTCGCCGACCCGCGGTACGTCGTGGACGAGACCGTGACCTGCGTGGTGCAGGTCAAGGGCAAGGTCAAGGCGCGCCTGGAGGTCTCGCCCGCCATCTCCGACGACGAGCTGGAGAAGGTCGCGCTGGCCGACGAGAAGGTCGTGGCGGCGCTGGACGGGGCGGGTATCCGCAAGGTGATCGTGCGGGCGCCGAAGCTGGTGAACATCGTTCCGGCGTAG
- the rpsT gene encoding 30S ribosomal protein S20 produces MANIKSQIKRIKTNEKARLRNKAVKSSLKTAIRKAREAAAAGDAEKATEYQRAAARALDKAVAKGVIHKNQAANKKSALASKVAGL; encoded by the coding sequence GTGGCGAACATCAAGTCCCAGATCAAGCGGATCAAGACCAACGAGAAGGCCCGGCTGCGCAACAAGGCCGTCAAGTCCTCCCTGAAGACCGCGATCCGCAAGGCCCGTGAGGCCGCTGCCGCGGGTGACGCCGAGAAGGCCACCGAGTACCAGCGCGCTGCTGCGCGTGCGCTCGACAAGGCCGTCGCCAAGGGCGTCATCCACAAGAATCAGGCCGCCAACAAGAAGTCGGCGCTTGCTTCGAAGGTCGCCGGCCTCTAA
- the holA gene encoding DNA polymerase III subunit delta, translating to MAKKTAHDDPLAPVTLAVGQEELLLDRAVREVVAAARAADADTDVRDLSPEQLQPGTLAELTSPSLFAERKVVVVRNAQDLSADTVKDVKAYLGAPAEEITLVLLHAGGAKGKTLLDAARKAGAREVLCPKMTKPADRLAFVRQEFRGTGRSATPEACQALVDAIGSDLRELASAVTQLVADVEGTIDEAVVGRYYTGRAEASSFTVADRAVEGRAAEALEALRWSLSTGVAPVMITSALAQGVRAIGKLSSARGGRPADLARELGMPPWKIDRVRQQMRGWTPDGVSVALRAVAEADAGVKGGGDDPGYALEKAVVAIARAARSRGRG from the coding sequence ATGGCCAAGAAGACTGCTCATGACGACCCTCTCGCCCCTGTGACCCTTGCCGTGGGCCAGGAGGAGCTCCTGCTTGACCGGGCTGTGCGGGAGGTGGTCGCCGCTGCTCGGGCCGCGGACGCGGATACGGATGTGCGGGATCTGAGTCCGGAGCAGTTGCAGCCGGGGACGCTGGCCGAGTTGACCAGTCCGTCGTTGTTCGCGGAGCGCAAGGTCGTGGTCGTGCGCAATGCGCAGGATCTCTCCGCCGACACCGTCAAGGATGTGAAGGCGTATCTCGGGGCGCCCGCCGAGGAGATCACTCTGGTGCTGCTGCACGCGGGGGGAGCCAAGGGCAAGACACTGCTCGACGCCGCGCGGAAGGCGGGGGCGCGAGAGGTCCTCTGTCCGAAGATGACCAAGCCGGCGGACCGGCTGGCCTTCGTGCGGCAGGAGTTCCGGGGGACGGGGCGGTCCGCCACCCCCGAGGCGTGCCAGGCCCTGGTCGACGCGATCGGGAGTGATCTGCGGGAGCTGGCGTCCGCCGTGACTCAGCTGGTCGCGGATGTCGAGGGGACGATCGACGAGGCCGTCGTGGGGCGGTACTACACGGGGCGGGCGGAGGCTTCCAGCTTCACCGTTGCCGACCGGGCCGTGGAGGGGCGGGCCGCGGAGGCGTTGGAGGCGTTGCGGTGGTCGTTGTCGACCGGGGTCGCGCCGGTCATGATCACCAGTGCGCTGGCCCAGGGCGTGCGGGCGATCGGGAAGCTGTCGTCCGCCCGGGGCGGGCGGCCCGCCGATCTCGCTCGTGAGCTGGGGATGCCGCCGTGGAAGATCGATCGGGTGCGGCAGCAGATGCGCGGGTGGACGCCGGACGGGGTCTCCGTCGCGCTGCGGGCCGTGGCTGAGGCGGACGCGGGGGTGAAGGGCGGGGGCGACGATCCCGGGTACGCCCTGGAGAAGGCGGTTGTGGCGATTGCTCGGGCGGCGCGGTCCCGGGGTCGCGGCTAG
- a CDS encoding DegV family protein — protein sequence MSRHVAIVTDSTAYLPQGTMERHGITAVPLTVVLGDRALEEGTEISTRSLAQALQKRRSVTTSRPSPQVFAEHYRKVAESGATGIVSLHLSAELSGTYDAAVMAAREAPVPVRVVDTGMIAMALGFCALAAAETAETGGTVDEAVMAAEKRAAGTSAYFYVDTLDYLRRGGRIGAAQALLGSALAVKPLLQLVGGRIEPLEKVRTASKAIARLEEIAADRAGSAPVDIAVHHLSAPDRASALADRLRARVTGLVDLHVSEVGAVIGAHTGPGLLGVVVSPR from the coding sequence ATGTCCCGCCATGTCGCGATCGTCACGGATTCAACGGCCTACCTGCCGCAGGGGACGATGGAGCGGCACGGCATCACAGCGGTACCCCTGACCGTGGTCCTCGGTGATCGCGCGCTGGAAGAGGGCACCGAGATCTCCACCCGGTCACTGGCCCAGGCACTGCAGAAGCGACGCTCCGTCACCACCTCGCGGCCCAGCCCCCAGGTGTTCGCGGAGCACTACCGCAAGGTCGCCGAGTCCGGCGCCACCGGCATCGTGTCGCTGCATCTGTCCGCCGAGCTCTCCGGCACCTACGACGCGGCGGTCATGGCGGCGCGCGAGGCGCCGGTGCCGGTGCGCGTGGTCGACACCGGCATGATCGCCATGGCTCTCGGCTTCTGCGCGCTCGCCGCCGCCGAGACCGCGGAGACGGGCGGCACGGTCGACGAAGCGGTCATGGCGGCGGAGAAGCGGGCCGCGGGCACGTCCGCCTACTTCTACGTCGACACCCTCGACTATCTGCGCCGTGGCGGCCGGATCGGCGCCGCGCAGGCGCTCCTCGGTTCCGCGCTCGCCGTCAAGCCACTGCTGCAGCTGGTCGGCGGGCGGATCGAGCCCCTGGAGAAGGTGCGGACGGCCTCGAAGGCCATCGCTCGCCTCGAGGAGATCGCGGCCGACCGGGCCGGCAGCGCGCCGGTCGACATCGCGGTCCATCATCTGTCCGCCCCCGACCGGGCGTCGGCTCTCGCGGACCGTCTGCGCGCGCGGGTGACGGGACTTGTCGACCTGCATGTGAGCGAGGTCGGGGCGGTGATCGGGGCGCACACGGGACCCGGGTTGCTGGGGGTCGTGGTCTCGCCCCGGTGA
- a CDS encoding ComEC/Rec2 family competence protein — protein MRHGSRMRRRHESEAPVRAAVHAASGKRLGDAHPRQEGPTDLRLVPAALAAWGTAAVTLDASPGWVTGVVAGCLMLACVLLSGRWRGVRGPGRGGRVPVAAVLLCVTAAAVSAGLHGADLRRGPVPALARQYATVTAEVEVTSDPRLTRPRITGDHTAPIAVVIGADIRRVETADGRAVVTRAPVLLIVDARAGTGAGAQGARGAPPAVEGPARSPWLGLLPSTRVRVTARAAPTLTGGDRVAAVLRVRDRGGPEVVGEASGTQRFAGRLREGLREATDGLPADARALLPGLVVGDTSRITPELDEAFKETDLAHTLAVSGSNLTILLALLIGPPGLAQLVERRGLAPRLGASLRTTALLGGGLTLGFVVVCRPDPSVLRAAACGAVALLALATGRRRSLIPALATAVLLLVLYDPWLARSYGFLLSVLATGALLTLAPRWSLALRRRRIPARLAEALAAAAAAQALCAPVVAVLSARVSLVAVPCNLLVEFAVAPATVLGFAALATAPVAMPVAKALAWCASWPAGWIANVARTGASLPGGGVDWPGSWTGAELLALVTGLLLLVGRRLLRHPWWCAVCAMAFVLAVVQPPPLTRVITGWPPPDWRLAMCDVGQGDAVVLAAGEGTGVVVDAGPDPGLVDDCLRTLGVTEVPLVVLTHFHADHVAGLAGVLRGRSVGAIETTGFEEPLDQAEAVRREAAARRIPVTRAVAGEERRTGALTWEVLWPPAGPATVAATDGPNDASVTMLVRSAGLRFLLLGDLEPPAQQELLRSPAGARLAGVDVLKVAHHGSAYQDPELIRRAAPRLALISVGADNSYGHPAPGTVAALRAGGAVVLRTDRDGALAVAGAGGGNGAGDEDGGRVGRGVGGGGGGGAGGGELWVARDWRHESHTG, from the coding sequence ATGAGGCACGGCTCCAGGATGCGGCGACGGCATGAGAGCGAGGCGCCAGTGCGGGCCGCTGTGCACGCTGCCTCGGGGAAGCGCCTCGGGGACGCCCACCCCCGGCAGGAAGGGCCTACGGATCTGCGGCTGGTACCGGCGGCGCTCGCGGCCTGGGGCACGGCCGCTGTGACCCTGGACGCCTCGCCGGGATGGGTCACGGGGGTGGTGGCCGGGTGCCTGATGCTCGCCTGCGTGCTGTTGTCGGGACGGTGGCGCGGAGTGCGGGGCCCGGGAAGGGGCGGCCGGGTGCCGGTCGCCGCCGTGCTGCTCTGTGTCACGGCGGCCGCCGTGTCCGCCGGGCTGCACGGGGCCGATCTGCGAAGGGGGCCGGTGCCCGCGCTGGCCCGGCAGTACGCCACCGTGACCGCCGAGGTCGAGGTGACCTCCGACCCCCGGCTGACCCGGCCCCGGATCACGGGGGACCACACGGCCCCGATCGCCGTCGTCATCGGCGCCGACATCCGGCGGGTGGAGACGGCGGACGGGCGGGCGGTGGTGACGCGGGCGCCGGTGCTGTTGATCGTCGACGCGCGTGCGGGGACCGGCGCGGGTGCACAGGGGGCCCGTGGTGCGCCGCCCGCCGTGGAAGGTCCGGCTCGCTCGCCCTGGCTCGGGTTGTTGCCGTCCACGCGGGTGCGGGTCACCGCGCGTGCCGCGCCGACGTTGACCGGGGGTGACCGGGTCGCGGCCGTACTGCGGGTGCGGGACCGGGGAGGGCCCGAGGTCGTGGGGGAGGCGTCGGGGACGCAGCGGTTCGCGGGGCGGTTGCGGGAAGGGCTGCGGGAAGCCACCGACGGGTTGCCGGCGGATGCCCGGGCGCTGTTGCCGGGGCTGGTCGTCGGCGACACCTCGCGGATCACGCCCGAGTTGGACGAGGCCTTCAAGGAGACGGACCTCGCCCACACGCTCGCCGTCTCCGGCAGCAACCTCACGATCCTGCTCGCCCTGCTCATCGGGCCGCCCGGACTCGCCCAACTCGTCGAGCGACGGGGGCTGGCGCCTCGCCTCGGGGCGTCGCTGCGGACGACCGCGTTGCTCGGCGGCGGGCTGACGCTGGGGTTCGTCGTCGTGTGCCGGCCGGACCCGAGCGTGCTGCGGGCCGCGGCCTGCGGGGCCGTCGCGTTGCTCGCTCTCGCGACCGGACGCCGCAGATCACTGATCCCGGCGCTGGCCACCGCCGTACTGCTGCTGGTGCTGTACGACCCGTGGCTGGCCCGCAGTTACGGCTTTCTGCTCTCCGTGCTGGCCACCGGCGCCCTGCTCACGCTCGCGCCGCGCTGGAGCCTGGCGTTGCGCCGGCGCCGCATCCCGGCACGGCTGGCGGAGGCGTTGGCCGCCGCGGCCGCCGCGCAGGCCCTGTGCGCGCCGGTGGTCGCCGTCCTGTCGGCGCGGGTGAGCCTGGTGGCGGTGCCCTGCAATCTGCTCGTGGAGTTCGCGGTCGCCCCGGCCACGGTGCTCGGCTTCGCGGCGCTGGCGACGGCACCCGTGGCGATGCCGGTGGCCAAGGCGCTGGCCTGGTGCGCGAGTTGGCCCGCCGGATGGATCGCGAACGTCGCCCGGACCGGGGCGTCGCTGCCCGGCGGGGGAGTGGACTGGCCGGGCAGCTGGACAGGGGCGGAGCTGCTGGCTCTCGTCACCGGGCTCCTGCTGCTCGTCGGGAGACGGCTGCTGAGGCATCCCTGGTGGTGTGCCGTCTGTGCCATGGCGTTCGTGCTGGCGGTCGTGCAGCCGCCCCCGCTGACCCGGGTGATCACGGGCTGGCCACCGCCGGACTGGCGGCTGGCGATGTGCGACGTGGGCCAGGGCGACGCGGTGGTGCTGGCGGCGGGCGAGGGCACGGGAGTGGTCGTGGACGCCGGACCCGATCCGGGGCTCGTCGACGACTGTCTGCGCACGCTCGGCGTCACCGAGGTGCCGCTCGTGGTGCTGACCCATTTCCACGCCGACCATGTGGCGGGACTGGCCGGGGTGCTCCGGGGGAGGTCGGTGGGGGCGATCGAGACGACGGGGTTCGAGGAGCCGCTGGACCAGGCCGAGGCGGTACGGCGGGAGGCGGCCGCTCGGCGCATTCCGGTGACGCGTGCCGTGGCCGGGGAGGAGCGGCGCACGGGAGCACTGACCTGGGAGGTGCTGTGGCCGCCGGCGGGCCCGGCGACAGTGGCGGCGACGGACGGGCCGAACGACGCCAGCGTCACGATGCTCGTCCGGTCCGCCGGGCTGCGCTTCCTCCTCCTCGGGGACCTCGAACCCCCGGCCCAGCAGGAGCTGTTGAGGTCACCGGCGGGTGCGCGGCTGGCCGGGGTGGATGTCCTCAAGGTCGCTCACCACGGTTCGGCCTACCAGGACCCGGAGCTGATACGCCGGGCCGCCCCGCGGCTCGCGCTCATCTCCGTCGGCGCCGACAACTCGTACGGCCATCCGGCTCCCGGTACGGTCGCCGCGCTGCGGGCCGGGGGTGCGGTGGTGCTGCGGACGGACCGGGACGGGGCGCTGGCGGTCGCCGGGGCGGGCGGTGGAAACGGAGCCGGAGACGAGGACGGAGGACGTGTGGGTCGCGGCGTCGGTGGAGGTGGAGGCGGTGGCGCGGGCGGTGGGGAGCTGTGGGTGGCGCGAGACTGGAGGCATGAATCCCACACAGGTTGA
- a CDS encoding ComEA family DNA-binding protein, with product MALRSRSHTATATSGPGRGPHSDGRSRHRRPPGTQGRVRHRHAASADELQRRAEVLFAERAGERRDSGKGPPPEGPRLDDEAAWGDPEHREAARAVGAVHVAEAGSAADAVGFVERARWEAGAAEESRRDGGSAEGARRDAGSPEGVWRDADTRGGAWRDSDSGKGGGDWRERAGSALRERMPVWLQARCGLERRNVVALSVLLVVAAVFAVQHFWTGRTQSVQAPEVVRAAAPFGENGASGAGGRPGSAGPAVSGGVPNTAGPAGAEIVVDVGGKVREPGIQRLPAGSRVADALKAAGGVRPGTNTDTLNRARFLVDGEQVIVGGPSAPAPGTGGSAPGGGPAAAPVSLNTATVDQLDTLPGVGPVLAQHIVDYRTQHGGFRSVDELREVNGIGDRRFADLRNLVRP from the coding sequence ATGGCACTTCGATCACGCTCACATACAGCGACGGCGACCAGCGGGCCGGGCCGAGGCCCCCATTCCGACGGGCGCTCACGGCATCGGCGACCGCCCGGCACCCAAGGCCGGGTCCGGCATCGGCATGCCGCCTCGGCGGACGAACTCCAGCGGCGGGCGGAGGTGCTCTTCGCCGAACGGGCCGGGGAGCGGAGGGACTCGGGGAAGGGGCCACCGCCGGAGGGGCCGCGGCTGGACGACGAGGCGGCGTGGGGCGACCCGGAGCACCGGGAGGCTGCCCGTGCCGTCGGTGCCGTCCACGTCGCCGAGGCCGGATCGGCCGCCGACGCGGTCGGGTTCGTGGAGAGGGCTCGGTGGGAGGCGGGTGCTGCCGAAGAGAGCCGGCGGGACGGTGGTTCCGCGGAGGGTGCCCGGCGGGACGCCGGTTCTCCCGAGGGGGTCTGGCGGGACGCCGATACCAGGGGCGGCGCCTGGCGAGACAGCGATTCCGGGAAGGGGGGCGGGGACTGGCGGGAGCGGGCCGGGTCGGCTCTGCGGGAGCGGATGCCGGTGTGGTTGCAGGCGCGGTGCGGGCTGGAGCGGCGGAACGTGGTCGCGCTCTCGGTGCTGCTCGTCGTGGCCGCGGTGTTCGCCGTGCAGCACTTCTGGACGGGCCGGACGCAGTCCGTCCAGGCACCCGAAGTGGTCCGCGCGGCGGCCCCGTTCGGGGAGAACGGGGCAAGCGGCGCGGGTGGACGGCCAGGGTCGGCCGGGCCGGCCGTCTCGGGCGGGGTCCCGAACACGGCAGGACCGGCCGGGGCCGAGATCGTCGTGGATGTCGGTGGCAAGGTCCGTGAGCCCGGCATCCAGCGGCTGCCGGCCGGCTCGAGGGTCGCCGACGCGCTGAAGGCGGCCGGTGGAGTGCGGCCGGGCACGAACACCGACACACTCAACCGGGCGCGGTTCCTCGTGGACGGCGAGCAGGTGATCGTCGGCGGCCCGTCCGCACCCGCGCCCGGCACAGGAGGTTCCGCCCCCGGCGGTGGCCCAGCGGCGGCTCCCGTCTCCTTGAACACGGCCACCGTGGACCAGCTCGACACCCTGCCGGGCGTCGGCCCCGTCCTGGCCCAGCACATCGTCGACTACCGCACCCAGCACGGCGGCTTCCGCTCGGTGGACGAACTGCGCGAGGTCAACGGCATCGGCGACCGCCGTTTCGCCGATCTGCGGAATCTCGTACGGCCATGA
- a CDS encoding arylamine N-acetyltransferase family protein, whose product MNPTQVDAYLRRLGVQHPGWPTVEVLRELHLRHLQTVPFENLSVHLGEKIVLEEARLVEKVVGARRGGFCYELNGAFGALLAALGFDVTLLAGRVYGDEGRLGIPCDHLALRVGTVDGGEWLADVGFGAHSHYPLAFGARGEQEDPGGTFRIVEAGPDAAGVRSGDGAVKKGGGDAADLDVLMGGRSQYRLEVRPRVLGDFVAGAWWHSTSSASHFTRSLVCSRVTEDGGRITLSGRTFKVTAADGAREERELETDEEVLGAYRERFGIELDRVPTVRHPDGNG is encoded by the coding sequence ATGAATCCCACACAGGTTGACGCGTACCTCCGCCGACTGGGAGTCCAGCACCCGGGGTGGCCCACCGTGGAGGTCCTGCGCGAGCTGCATCTGCGCCATCTGCAGACCGTGCCCTTCGAGAACCTGTCGGTCCATCTCGGCGAGAAGATCGTGCTGGAGGAGGCGCGGCTGGTGGAGAAGGTGGTGGGCGCCCGGAGGGGAGGGTTCTGCTACGAACTGAACGGGGCGTTCGGGGCATTGCTGGCCGCGCTCGGCTTCGACGTCACGCTGCTCGCCGGCCGGGTGTACGGGGACGAGGGTCGGCTCGGGATCCCGTGCGACCATCTCGCGCTGCGGGTGGGGACGGTGGATGGGGGCGAGTGGCTGGCCGACGTCGGGTTCGGGGCGCACAGCCACTACCCGCTGGCGTTCGGGGCGCGGGGCGAGCAGGAGGATCCCGGCGGGACCTTCCGGATCGTCGAGGCGGGGCCCGATGCCGCCGGGGTGCGGAGCGGGGACGGTGCGGTGAAGAAGGGAGGGGGTGACGCCGCGGATCTGGATGTCCTCATGGGCGGCAGGAGTCAGTACCGGCTGGAGGTGCGGCCCCGGGTGCTCGGTGATTTCGTGGCCGGGGCCTGGTGGCACAGCACCTCGTCGGCCTCGCACTTCACCCGGTCACTGGTGTGTTCGAGGGTGACGGAGGACGGCGGGCGGATCACTCTCAGCGGCCGTACCTTCAAGGTGACGGCGGCCGACGGGGCGCGGGAGGAACGGGAGTTGGAGACGGACGAGGAGGTGCTGGGGGCGTACCGGGAGAGGTTCGGTATCGAGCTCGACCGGGTGCCGACTGTGCGTCATCCGGACGGGAACGGCTGA